CAGCCTCACCACCGGCGGCCCCTCCACCGACCCATCATCGCTGATGGGATGGATCGTCAGGCCCGCTCCTTCATAATACGCCGACAGAACAAACAGCCCCTTTCTGTCCGTCGATATAAAACACGGGTCCGTCTCCAGTTCCACCGTACCGGACAGCGTCAGCTTTCCCGTCTTCTGGTCGATGTTGAAGCTGGATATCTGCTTGGAGCCGCGCCGCCCGATGTAAAGGTTCCGCCTCGACGGGCTGATGGCCGTTGGGGCCGGCCCTCCCGGCACCTTCGTCTCCCCCCTGGCAGTCAGCGCCCCGGTCTTGGAATCAATGGTAAAGGTGAGGACTTTATCATCACCCATCAGCGTAACATACATGTAGTCAGGCACTGGGTCACCGTCCTGTCTCTAAAAGATCAAGACGGCCCTATCTTACACCAGACCACGGCCCGCCAGTGTCCCCGCCCGGCCGCCGCCCTTACCCCCTCACCACCTGCGCCGCCTCCCTTATCGCCTCCTCCGTCCGCTCCAGTTCCCGCGCCGAGTGCGCCAACGACACGAACCCCGCCTCGAAGGGCGACGGCGCGAAATATACCCCCAGCTCCAGCAGCTTATGAAAAAATCGCGCGTACTGCTCTCGGCTACACTTCGCTACGCTTTTCCACCCCGTCACGGCAGGCTGGCCGGTGAAAAAGCACGTCAGCATAGACCCGACCCGGTTCACCCGCACCGCCATCCCGGCCTCCCCAAAGGCCCCCTCCAGCGACCCCGCCAACGCCCGCCCCTTCGACTCCAACTCCTCATATACCCCGGGCTTCTTCAGCAAGTCCAGCGTCGCCACCCCCGCGGACATCGCCACCGGATTCCCCGACAGCGTCCCCGCCTGGTACATAGGCCCCAGCGGCGACACCTGTTCCATAATGTCTCGCCGCCCTCCGTAGGCTCCCACCGGTAAACCCCCTCCAATAATCTTGCCCAGGCACGTTATGTGCGGCTTCACGCCGTAAAGCTGCTGCGCCCCGCCATAGGCGACCCGAAAGCCAGTAATAACCTCGTCAAATACCAGCAGTGCGTCGTGTCTCGACGTCATCGCCCGCAGCCCCTCCAGGAATCCCTTCTGCGGCGCCACCACCCCCATGTTCCCCGCCACCGGCTCGACGATGACGCACGCTATCTTCCCAGAGTTGGCCTTGAAATGCGCCTCGACGGAATCGAGGTCGTTGTATTCAGATATCAGGGTGTCCCGCGCAAAGGATGCCGTGACGCCGGCGCTGTCCGGCGTGCTGTGGGACGCCGCGCCGCTCCCCGCCTTCACCAGCAGCGCGTCGGCGTGGCCGTGGTACCCCCCGTCGAACTTGATAATCTTGTCGCGTTTGGTGTACGCCCTGGCCAGCCTCAGCGCGCTCATGGCCGCCTCGGTCCCCGAGCTGACAAACCGCACCAGCTCCATAGACGGGAACGCCTGCACCACCCGCTGCGCCAGCTGCGTTTCTATTTCCGTCGGCGCCCCGAACCCCGTGCCCCTGTCCAGCGCATCTTTTACTCGAGCCAGGACAGTGGGGTGAGCATGTCCAAGAATAAGCGGCCCCCAGGAGCCGACGTAGTCGATGTACTGATTGCCGTCGGCGTCCCAGATATGGGGACCCAGGCCTCGCTGAATAAATAGAGGCGTCCCGCCCACGGCCCGCCACGAGCGCGCCGGGCTGTTGACGCCGCCGGGTATAAGCCTTCGCGCCCGGGCGTACAAGTCTTCGGAGCGCTGGCGGCCCATGTTAGTCCTGGTCGGACTGGTCAGGCTGGTCGGGGTCCTCGCCGTCGGCCACCCCATACAACTCTTTGATGGCCTGCAGGTGCGATGGCGCCTTGGGCGACTTTAGCGACTCCATAGGCTTGTGCAGCAGCTTATTCGCCAGCGAACGGCTGAACTGCTCCAACGCCCTCTGCTGCTCCGGCGACAGGTCCGGCAGCTTCCGAAGCGCCTTCTCCAATTCCGCCTTCCGAATCGACTCCGCTTCCCGCCGCAGCCCCTGGATCAACGGCTTGGCCTCCAGCGAGCGCCACCACTTGGTGAACCGCTGCAATTCCTCCTCGACGATAGCCTCCGCCACTCCCGCCGACTTCAGCCGCTCGCGGCGGTTCTCCTCGGCCACCGCCTCCAAATCGTCGATGTTGAACAGATGCACGCCGTGGATTTCACCAGCCCGAGGGTCGATGTCCCGAGGCACCGCCAGGTCAAAGGCGAACAGCGGCCGGTCTTGCCGCCCGACCATCACCTTTGCCACATCCTCACGAGTGAAAATAGCATCCGGCGCTTCCGTAGCTGATATCAAAATATCGGAGGCCTCCAACGCTCCCACCACGTCCTCGAAAGGCATCGCCTCGCCATGCAGCTCCAGCGCCAGTTCTTCCGCCCGGCTAAAGGTGCGGTTGGCGATAACCAGCCGTCCCACGCCCGAAGCTCGCAGCGCTCTCGCCACCAGCGTCCCCGCCTCGCCCGCGCCCACCAGCAGCGCCGACCTGTCCCGCAAGTCGTCCAGCACCCGTTGCGCCAGTCGCACCCCAGCGTAGCTCACCGACAGCGCGTTCTTGC
This genomic interval from SAR202 cluster bacterium contains the following:
- a CDS encoding glutamyl-tRNA reductase, translating into MGSGSREATGAILAVGDADSQRWKRLRKNSRYITIPWLGARVEGMRGRDYNSGGRGRLQVYCAGLNHKTAPLSVRESLSFSKNDLQDAILALRGYINEGVILSTCNRMEIYAVAKDEEAVRKGIEDFFASFQTPAPDTLASHLYRYQGEGAARHLFRVASGLDSMILGEHQILGQVREALTASAAVSTPSVPLSRLFHYALRAGRRVRDETDISKNALSVSYAGVRLAQRVLDDLRDRSALLVGAGEAGTLVARALRASGVGRLVIANRTFSRAEELALELHGEAMPFEDVVGALEASDILISATEAPDAIFTREDVAKVMVGRQDRPLFAFDLAVPRDIDPRAGEIHGVHLFNIDDLEAVAEENRRERLKSAGVAEAIVEEELQRFTKWWRSLEAKPLIQGLRREAESIRKAELEKALRKLPDLSPEQQRALEQFSRSLANKLLHKPMESLKSPKAPSHLQAIKELYGVADGEDPDQPDQSDQD
- the hemL gene encoding glutamate-1-semialdehyde-2,1-aminomutase, which translates into the protein MGRQRSEDLYARARRLIPGGVNSPARSWRAVGGTPLFIQRGLGPHIWDADGNQYIDYVGSWGPLILGHAHPTVLARVKDALDRGTGFGAPTEIETQLAQRVVQAFPSMELVRFVSSGTEAAMSALRLARAYTKRDKIIKFDGGYHGHADALLVKAGSGAASHSTPDSAGVTASFARDTLISEYNDLDSVEAHFKANSGKIACVIVEPVAGNMGVVAPQKGFLEGLRAMTSRHDALLVFDEVITGFRVAYGGAQQLYGVKPHITCLGKIIGGGLPVGAYGGRRDIMEQVSPLGPMYQAGTLSGNPVAMSAGVATLDLLKKPGVYEELESKGRALAGSLEGAFGEAGMAVRVNRVGSMLTCFFTGQPAVTGWKSVAKCSREQYARFFHKLLELGVYFAPSPFEAGFVSLAHSARELERTEEAIREAAQVVRG